A section of the Citrobacter farmeri genome encodes:
- the flhC gene encoding flagellar transcriptional regulator FlhC — protein MSEKSIVQEARDIQLAMELITLGARLQMLESETQLSRGRLIKLYKELRGSPPPKGMLPFSTDWFMTWEQNIHASMFCNAWQFLLKTGLCSGVDAVIKAYRLYLEQCPQGEDGPLLALTRAWTLVRFVESGLLQLSSCNCCGGNFITHAHQPAGSFACSLCQPPSRAVKRRKLSQDAADIIPQLLDEQIEQAV, from the coding sequence ATGAGTGAAAAAAGCATTGTTCAGGAAGCTCGTGATATCCAGTTAGCGATGGAATTGATCACTCTGGGTGCCCGTTTGCAAATGCTGGAAAGCGAAACGCAGTTAAGCCGCGGTCGCCTCATCAAGCTCTACAAAGAACTTCGTGGTAGCCCGCCGCCGAAAGGGATGCTGCCGTTTTCCACTGACTGGTTTATGACATGGGAGCAAAATATTCATGCGTCCATGTTCTGTAATGCCTGGCAGTTCTTGCTTAAAACGGGTCTGTGCAGTGGCGTTGATGCGGTAATTAAGGCGTATCGGTTGTACCTCGAGCAGTGTCCGCAGGGTGAAGACGGGCCACTGCTGGCGTTGACTCGCGCGTGGACGCTGGTGCGTTTTGTAGAAAGTGGACTGCTTCAGTTATCGAGCTGTAACTGCTGTGGCGGCAATTTCATTACCCATGCACATCAACCTGCGGGCAGTTTTGCCTGTAGTTTATGCCAGCCGCCTTCCCGTGCGGTAAAAAGACGTAAACTTTCCCAGGATGCTGCCGATATTATTCCACAACTGCTGGATGAACAGATCGAACAGGCTGTTTAA